Proteins encoded together in one Hydrogenobacter hydrogenophilus window:
- a CDS encoding acetyl-CoA carboxylase carboxyltransferase subunit alpha has product MILEFEKDYLELYQKVDQLKRIYKLGNREKEEELRKLQRELRKKAKELYKKLDPWDRVLLARHSQRPHTLDYINMIFKDFIELHGDRCFGDDKSIVAGFAYFEGMPVAVIGHEKGKSTKEKMERNFGMPHPEGYRKAIRVAKLAEKYLMPVITFVDTPGAYPGIGAEERGQSEAIAESLYTFGYLKVPSIAVIIGEGGSGGALALAVANRVLMFENAIYSVISPEGCAAILWKDQSKVKEASSALKLTAQDLLKLGVIDYIVPEPLGASHIDPVRSARVLKYFLRKCIRELVSKSAEEILRERIEKFGSMGAFLEQ; this is encoded by the coding sequence ATGATCCTTGAGTTTGAAAAAGACTATTTGGAACTTTACCAGAAGGTTGATCAGTTAAAACGTATCTACAAATTGGGAAACAGAGAGAAGGAAGAGGAACTTAGAAAACTTCAGAGAGAGTTAAGAAAGAAAGCTAAGGAACTTTACAAAAAGCTTGATCCCTGGGATAGGGTACTCTTGGCTCGTCATTCACAAAGACCCCACACTTTGGATTACATAAATATGATCTTCAAAGACTTTATTGAATTGCATGGTGATAGATGCTTTGGAGATGACAAGTCCATTGTCGCTGGCTTTGCTTACTTTGAAGGCATGCCCGTTGCGGTAATAGGACACGAAAAGGGAAAAAGCACAAAGGAAAAAATGGAAAGAAACTTCGGTATGCCTCATCCGGAAGGCTATAGGAAGGCCATAAGGGTTGCCAAACTTGCGGAAAAGTACCTAATGCCCGTGATCACCTTTGTGGATACACCTGGAGCCTATCCGGGAATAGGTGCAGAAGAAAGGGGACAGTCGGAAGCTATAGCGGAAAGTCTTTACACTTTTGGATACCTAAAAGTGCCTTCCATAGCAGTAATTATAGGTGAGGGAGGTTCCGGTGGTGCACTCGCTTTGGCTGTTGCCAACAGGGTGCTCATGTTTGAAAACGCCATCTATTCCGTTATTTCGCCTGAAGGTTGTGCAGCCATACTTTGGAAGGATCAGTCCAAGGTAAAAGAAGCATCTTCAGCTCTAAAGCTAACTGCTCAAGATCTGCTAAAGCTCGGTGTGATAGACTACATTGTACCTGAACCCTTAGGTGCATCTCACATAGACCCTGTCAGAAGTGCAAGAGTACTCAAGTATTTCTTAAGAAAATGTATAAGAGAGCTTGTCTCAAAAAGCGCTGAAGAGA
- the ndk gene encoding nucleoside-diphosphate kinase, which yields MERTLIIIKPDAFQKGATGKIIDRFIEEGFRILAMKLFRFSKEQAEKFYIVHKDRPFYSELVEFMTSGPVVACVLEGENAIKRVRDIIGPTDSEEARRVAPSSIRALFGTDKGKNAIHASDSKESADYEIPFIFSRLELVE from the coding sequence ATGGAAAGAACACTCATAATCATAAAGCCCGATGCCTTCCAAAAGGGAGCAACGGGAAAAATAATAGACAGGTTCATAGAGGAAGGTTTTAGGATACTTGCCATGAAGCTTTTTAGGTTTAGCAAAGAGCAAGCGGAGAAGTTTTACATAGTTCATAAAGACAGACCCTTTTACAGTGAGCTTGTGGAGTTTATGACATCAGGACCTGTTGTTGCCTGCGTTCTTGAAGGTGAGAATGCTATAAAGAGGGTGAGAGACATTATAGGACCCACGGATAGCGAGGAGGCAAGAAGGGTTGCACCTTCCTCTATAAGAGCTCTCTTTGGTACGGACAAGGGGAAAAACGCTATTCACGCTTCGGATTCAAAAGAGTCTGCAGATTACGAGATACCTTTTATATTTTCCCGTCTTGAACTAGTTGAATGA
- a CDS encoding shikimate kinase, which translates to MKFERIFLIGFMCSGKTTVGRILAEKLQWHFYDTDEEVYKEEGMSIEEIFEKKGEEYFRDVELRVLKRLSLEKKVVISTGGGLGANQQAMQIMKEKGLVVWLDVSFDNFMQRCLGNNNRPMLRKSLKELKALYEQRRQKYLQAHIQVSAHTAPQKIAEKIIQLVQDGKI; encoded by the coding sequence ATGAAGTTTGAAAGGATATTCCTTATAGGTTTTATGTGTAGCGGTAAAACCACCGTGGGTAGAATCCTGGCGGAAAAGCTTCAGTGGCATTTTTATGACACAGATGAGGAGGTGTATAAAGAGGAAGGCATGAGTATAGAAGAGATCTTTGAAAAGAAAGGCGAAGAATACTTTAGAGATGTGGAGCTAAGAGTTCTCAAAAGGTTATCATTAGAAAAGAAGGTGGTGATAAGCACGGGGGGAGGTCTCGGCGCTAACCAACAAGCCATGCAGATCATGAAAGAAAAAGGCTTAGTGGTATGGCTTGATGTGAGTTTTGATAACTTTATGCAAAGGTGTTTAGGAAATAACAACAGGCCTATGCTAAGGAAAAGTCTAAAAGAGCTTAAAGCTTTGTATGAACAGAGAAGACAAAAGTACTTACAGGCTCACATTCAGGTGAGCGCACATACAGCGCCTCAGAAGATAGCAGAGAAGATCATTCAACTAGTTCAAGACGGGAAAATATAA
- the ccsA gene encoding cytochrome c biogenesis protein CcsA codes for MLVISMGFYLLSFFIALLFSYRGKLPNRTIFFSMLFALLFYFAYVFHMGFKLGSFPFANIYGFIGLLGNTMILALIVFSLKNPQLLRLSAVFSFFGFLSDLLALPSEPSPYRNPLYSLHTLSALFAYTCAFFGGLASFFRLLLEKKLKHKDMPTFSLPINLLRFSERLMINLAFVFFTLTLIFGSFWTRIHFGKHWINDPKLVFTLLLWIYYAFVVHMNLVKGLRPKQLSAFIILGSFLSLLNLLFVRHEV; via the coding sequence ATGCTGGTAATTAGCATGGGTTTTTACCTTTTGTCTTTTTTTATAGCACTACTTTTTTCTTACCGTGGTAAACTACCTAACAGAACTATCTTTTTTTCTATGCTTTTTGCACTCTTGTTTTACTTTGCCTATGTGTTTCACATGGGTTTTAAATTAGGTAGCTTTCCCTTTGCTAATATTTACGGGTTTATAGGCCTTCTTGGAAACACAATGATACTTGCCCTTATAGTATTTTCCTTAAAAAATCCTCAACTGCTCAGACTTTCTGCAGTATTTTCCTTTTTTGGGTTCTTGTCTGACTTACTTGCGCTGCCTTCAGAACCATCTCCATACAGAAATCCTCTTTATTCTTTACACACACTTTCCGCCTTATTTGCTTATACATGCGCCTTCTTTGGAGGTTTAGCAAGTTTCTTTAGACTTTTGCTGGAGAAAAAACTAAAGCACAAAGACATGCCCACCTTTTCATTACCCATAAATCTTCTTAGGTTTTCAGAGAGGCTTATGATAAACCTGGCCTTTGTCTTTTTTACCCTTACGCTCATCTTTGGAAGTTTCTGGACAAGGATACACTTTGGTAAACATTGGATAAACGACCCAAAGCTAGTATTTACACTGCTTCTGTGGATATACTACGCTTTCGTAGTTCATATGAATTTGGTGAAAGGCTTAAGACCCAAACAGCTTTCTGCTTTTATAATTTTAGGGAGTTTCCTCTCTCTCCTTAATTTACTGTTCGTTAGACATGAAGTTTGA
- a CDS encoding DUF429 domain-containing protein, protein MKVLGLDLAGSPKRKTGVAYLENNKVKVGIIYEDEHILKLSENFDLVMIDAPLSLPEGRKSIEDRGPHFRECDIKLRTFGIRFFPITLGPMRMLTTRALKIKGILEAKGIKVFETFPGALYDIFGVRRKDKEAIKNLYKSIGFTLEDREYYQDELDALACLLSGIRYLSCKAMIFDGKDGVIVI, encoded by the coding sequence ATGAAAGTTTTGGGATTGGATTTGGCAGGAAGTCCAAAAAGAAAAACTGGCGTTGCTTATTTGGAAAACAATAAGGTTAAAGTAGGTATCATTTATGAAGATGAGCACATTTTAAAGCTATCTGAAAACTTTGATCTTGTTATGATAGACGCACCGCTGAGTCTTCCAGAAGGTAGAAAAAGTATAGAGGATAGAGGACCCCACTTTAGAGAGTGTGATATAAAACTACGCACATTTGGTATAAGGTTTTTCCCAATTACTCTTGGACCTATGAGAATGTTAACTACAAGAGCATTGAAAATTAAGGGTATTTTGGAAGCTAAGGGTATAAAAGTTTTTGAGACTTTTCCGGGTGCCCTTTACGATATTTTTGGCGTAAGGAGGAAGGATAAGGAAGCTATAAAAAACCTCTACAAATCCATTGGTTTTACCTTGGAAGATAGAGAATACTACCAAGATGAGCTTGATGCATTGGCTTGTCTTCTTTCAGGGATTCGCTATTTGTCCTGCAAGGCTATGATATTTGATGGGAAGGACGGTGTTATAGTGATTTGA
- the fabD gene encoding ACP S-malonyltransferase encodes MSKIAYIFPGQGSQYVGMGYDFYKEFSEAADVFHSAETALRYNLTDVIFKGPEEELNKTINTQPAILTTSLAIYAVLKAKGFPEPSFVAGHSLGEYTALCVAGGVELFEAVRLAHLRGKYMQETVPEGKGAMVAVLKLPPEKVEEACKLASDEGIVEPANYNSPEQTVISGEKPAVEKASQIAKDMGGKVVSLKVSVPSHCSLMKPAADAFRLKLAQTPIKNISIPLVQNYTALAHTMAHEIRENLYRQIFSPVKWYQSVQYMVQEGVDTFVEIGPKNVLSKLVQQTVPHVRVLHVEKVEDVDKVLGVLT; translated from the coding sequence ATGAGCAAGATAGCTTACATATTCCCAGGACAGGGATCTCAGTATGTGGGAATGGGATATGACTTTTATAAGGAGTTTTCCGAGGCAGCAGATGTATTTCATAGTGCAGAAACTGCGCTTAGATACAACCTAACAGATGTGATCTTTAAGGGTCCGGAAGAAGAACTTAACAAAACTATCAACACACAACCTGCAATACTTACTACAAGCCTTGCCATATACGCAGTGCTTAAGGCTAAGGGCTTTCCAGAACCGAGCTTTGTAGCAGGGCACTCTCTTGGTGAATACACAGCTTTATGTGTAGCAGGGGGTGTGGAGCTCTTTGAGGCGGTAAGGCTTGCACATCTTAGGGGCAAGTACATGCAGGAAACTGTCCCAGAAGGAAAGGGAGCTATGGTAGCTGTTCTCAAGCTTCCACCAGAAAAGGTAGAAGAAGCCTGCAAGCTTGCCAGCGATGAGGGGATAGTAGAACCTGCCAACTATAACTCACCTGAACAGACAGTCATATCAGGCGAAAAACCTGCAGTGGAAAAGGCAAGCCAGATAGCCAAAGATATGGGGGGTAAGGTAGTGTCTTTGAAGGTTTCTGTACCTTCACACTGTTCTCTTATGAAGCCAGCAGCTGACGCTTTTAGGCTAAAACTCGCTCAGACACCCATAAAGAATATAAGCATACCTTTAGTACAAAACTACACCGCTTTGGCACACACCATGGCTCATGAAATACGAGAAAACCTTTACAGGCAGATATTCTCACCGGTCAAGTGGTATCAGAGCGTTCAATACATGGTTCAGGAAGGTGTAGATACCTTTGTGGAAATAGGTCCCAAAAATGTCCTTTCAAAGCTCGTACAACAAACTGTTCCTCATGTGAGAGTACTACATGTAGAGAAGGTGGAAGATGTAGATAAAGTTTTAGGTGTTTTAACCTAA
- a CDS encoding ATP-binding protein — protein MALRKVLADELLLPFYYEKGTEQVVPAELFPGQDRVERAFDLALSTSYEGYNVFVSGPESIGRTLYTLRKLRSASEGKPPPEDICYVNNFENPLRPLYLLLPAGYGKKLAQDIDRAIETLKEDLPKAFESKEYEEEVARINKTADAQRERILQELTQEAQKHSLGVVFTPAGIRLLPLMGRRLVSEEELIGNEKLQEVYEKNLSAFEEKFREFMRELRELDHSVADQVLELRRRVAYYVVEKVFSRFEGKYRNFNDARNFIEKLKEEIVKNTDLFMFWHTSKGNLAVMRSLERAFNAFRVNVLVDNSELKGLPVIHEEVPTLQNLFGRISYTVEMGVLQADHMSISAGSLHKARGGYLVLRAMDLLKNPYLWNAFKKVLMHKKIHMAGGIMEDSILPYVGISPEPVPADIKVFLIGDPFLYQILSLYDPEFNRLFKVKAEFDPVIELSEEFIENFPKMIKKVITDEGIKDISADGLLELLKYAITLSGSRKKVSLLMGYIVDAIREADVISKNSKNISAEHIKRAIREKIYRSNLIEEKIRKAIQEGKFLVEVKGKKIGQVNGLSVYELGDISFGKPSRISASVYIGEKGVINIEREVELSGPIHSKGVLILTGYMGNKYGKDFPIHLSCNITFEQSYEEVEGDSASAAELIAILSAISGVPARQDIAITGSVDQHGNIQPVGGIKEKVEGFYKTCKVIGLTGEQGVVLPSRNYDNLVLDDEVLENIKNGKFHLYTAETVDDVIEIIFGMPAERFHKLVIRKLQEFHKKITKPKEKG, from the coding sequence ATGGCGCTTAGAAAGGTACTTGCGGACGAACTTTTACTCCCCTTTTATTACGAAAAAGGGACGGAACAAGTAGTTCCCGCTGAACTGTTTCCCGGTCAAGATAGGGTGGAAAGAGCTTTTGACCTTGCACTCAGCACATCTTACGAAGGCTACAATGTTTTTGTATCCGGACCGGAGAGCATAGGTAGAACCCTCTACACACTTAGAAAACTCAGATCTGCCTCTGAGGGCAAACCTCCACCAGAAGACATATGTTATGTGAATAACTTTGAAAACCCTCTCAGACCCCTTTACCTTCTTTTGCCCGCAGGATACGGAAAGAAGCTTGCCCAAGACATAGACAGAGCCATAGAGACCCTAAAGGAGGATCTACCAAAAGCCTTTGAGAGTAAAGAATATGAAGAAGAAGTAGCAAGAATAAATAAAACTGCTGATGCACAAAGAGAAAGGATACTTCAAGAACTCACACAAGAAGCTCAAAAGCACAGCTTGGGAGTTGTATTTACACCTGCAGGAATAAGACTACTTCCTTTGATGGGAAGGAGATTAGTCAGTGAGGAGGAGCTGATAGGAAATGAAAAACTCCAAGAAGTTTACGAGAAAAATCTTTCAGCCTTTGAAGAAAAGTTCAGAGAGTTTATGAGAGAGTTAAGGGAACTTGATCACAGTGTAGCAGACCAAGTGCTTGAACTTAGGAGAAGAGTGGCTTACTATGTTGTGGAAAAGGTTTTTTCAAGGTTCGAGGGGAAATACAGGAACTTTAACGATGCACGCAACTTTATAGAAAAACTCAAAGAGGAGATAGTCAAAAACACAGACCTTTTCATGTTTTGGCATACATCTAAAGGAAACCTTGCAGTTATGAGATCCTTAGAGAGAGCTTTTAACGCTTTCAGGGTAAATGTTTTAGTAGATAACTCAGAGCTAAAGGGCCTTCCCGTTATCCACGAAGAGGTGCCGACCTTACAGAATCTTTTCGGTAGGATATCTTACACTGTGGAAATGGGTGTCTTGCAAGCAGATCACATGAGCATAAGTGCGGGAAGTCTTCACAAGGCAAGAGGGGGATACTTAGTTCTTAGAGCTATGGATCTTCTGAAGAATCCTTACCTCTGGAATGCTTTTAAGAAGGTCCTTATGCACAAAAAGATACACATGGCAGGAGGTATAATGGAAGACAGTATTCTTCCTTATGTGGGTATATCACCTGAGCCTGTTCCTGCGGACATAAAAGTCTTTTTAATAGGAGATCCTTTTCTTTACCAAATACTCTCCCTATACGATCCTGAGTTTAACAGACTCTTCAAAGTAAAAGCGGAGTTTGATCCAGTCATAGAGCTCAGTGAGGAATTTATAGAGAATTTTCCCAAGATGATAAAGAAGGTCATCACCGATGAGGGTATAAAGGACATAAGCGCTGATGGGCTTTTGGAACTTTTGAAGTATGCCATCACTCTTTCTGGTAGTAGGAAAAAGGTTAGCTTGCTTATGGGCTACATAGTAGATGCCATAAGGGAAGCGGATGTCATCTCAAAAAACAGCAAAAACATATCAGCAGAGCACATAAAGAGAGCCATAAGAGAGAAAATATACAGGTCAAACCTCATTGAAGAGAAGATAAGAAAAGCTATACAAGAAGGCAAATTTTTGGTGGAGGTTAAAGGTAAGAAGATAGGTCAGGTAAATGGCCTTAGCGTTTACGAGCTGGGAGATATAAGTTTTGGTAAGCCAAGTAGGATAAGCGCATCCGTTTACATAGGGGAGAAAGGTGTTATAAACATAGAAAGGGAAGTGGAGCTCAGTGGACCCATTCACTCAAAGGGTGTGCTTATTCTAACAGGATACATGGGGAACAAGTATGGTAAAGATTTCCCCATACACTTATCGTGCAATATCACCTTTGAACAGTCTTACGAGGAAGTAGAAGGCGACAGCGCTTCTGCAGCAGAACTTATAGCTATACTTTCCGCTATTTCTGGTGTGCCTGCAAGACAGGACATAGCCATAACAGGGTCTGTGGATCAGCATGGCAACATACAGCCTGTAGGTGGAATAAAGGAGAAAGTGGAGGGCTTCTACAAGACATGTAAAGTTATAGGGCTCACCGGTGAGCAGGGTGTGGTTCTACCCTCAAGAAATTACGATAACTTAGTCCTTGACGATGAGGTCTTAGAGAACATAAAAAATGGAAAGTTTCATCTTTACACTGCAGAAACGGTAGATGATGTTATAGAGATAATATTTGGAATGCCTGCGGAGCGCTTTCACAAGCTTGTCATTAGAAAACTTCAAGAATTTCATAAAAAGATAACTAAACCCAAAGAGAAGGGGTGA
- a CDS encoding MTH1187 family thiamine-binding protein has product MSLIVFVSMTPLGKGESVSEYVARVVDIVDKSGLAYVLTPMGTIIEGEDWDEVMNVLKKGFEALKEDCNRISIIMKIDYRKGRSKGLISKVKSVEEKVGREIKKAL; this is encoded by the coding sequence ATGAGCCTAATAGTCTTTGTTAGTATGACCCCTTTAGGGAAGGGTGAGAGCGTAAGTGAGTATGTAGCACGCGTTGTTGATATAGTAGATAAATCAGGACTTGCCTATGTCCTTACACCCATGGGCACAATAATAGAAGGAGAAGACTGGGATGAAGTTATGAATGTACTCAAAAAGGGTTTTGAAGCTCTAAAGGAAGACTGCAATAGGATAAGCATAATCATGAAAATAGACTACAGAAAGGGCAGGTCAAAGGGTTTGATAAGTAAGGTAAAGTCTGTAGAGGAAAAGGTAGGAAGAGAAATAAAGAAGGCTCTATGA
- the queC gene encoding 7-cyano-7-deazaguanine synthase QueC: MSKGKVIVLLSGGMDSAVLLWLSKKEFEKVYAISFDYGQRHKVELKYAKELAKLAQVEKHIITHIPHYSEIKISALLSEDVPVPKGEYPEDEPPITTVPMRNLTFLSIAGAFADALEIDHIGIGVHALDSPYPDCRPEFITSAEAAINAGSVLVAKTKKRIHIYAPFLGMSKRDIALLGKALNVPFEKTYSCYLGTEPPCGECPTCLQRKSALSSV, from the coding sequence ATGAGTAAAGGTAAGGTTATAGTCCTTCTTTCTGGGGGAATGGACAGTGCAGTTCTCTTGTGGCTTTCAAAGAAGGAGTTTGAAAAAGTTTATGCTATATCTTTTGACTACGGGCAGAGGCATAAAGTAGAGCTAAAGTATGCTAAAGAACTTGCCAAGTTAGCTCAAGTTGAAAAACATATCATCACCCATATACCCCATTACAGTGAAATAAAGATCTCAGCGTTGCTAAGTGAAGATGTGCCAGTGCCAAAAGGTGAATACCCAGAAGATGAACCACCTATAACCACGGTACCCATGAGAAACCTTACCTTCCTTTCTATAGCCGGTGCTTTTGCAGACGCGTTAGAAATAGACCACATAGGTATAGGTGTTCATGCTCTTGACAGTCCTTATCCTGACTGCAGGCCCGAGTTTATAACTTCTGCAGAGGCTGCCATAAACGCTGGTTCTGTGCTGGTAGCAAAAACTAAAAAAAGAATTCACATTTACGCGCCTTTTCTTGGCATGTCTAAAAGAGATATAGCACTCTTAGGTAAGGCTTTGAATGTACCTTTTGAAAAGACATACTCGTGTTATTTAGGTACAGAACCTCCCTGTGGAGAGTGCCCCACCTGCTTGCAAAGAAAATCCGCCCTTTCTTCAGTATAA